Proteins encoded by one window of Mercenaria mercenaria strain notata chromosome 4, MADL_Memer_1, whole genome shotgun sequence:
- the LOC128556405 gene encoding uncharacterized protein LOC128556405 isoform X1 has translation MKISFLYPCAVFILYCTVLKVHVCAECYQEKCQLLSVTYNLILLDPFLCEHFGSLYFKIKNGSGRMSKTDCLNVKKECVWTCDSNTHGWCRKCKKEYCKQQTPGDFCGCIHADAFYPFETFEQYMKSNYDRRSEFGSSNLTSDSHYECCKRRTCGSAEDCTIGERLHEKEPSDKLLSSLELSLVISFIATVASLCSILFVFVIWSYSHPRRDEHSQKHEHTTPIPSNGLRLQRQRRRKRQNKNLNRVSKQTDNDTTEKNVHGSFNQNNNEATKQYVNKESKLNDHKVLEQSENCTVLLSAHREVSSTLNSVICVSQSQQTENPAAVSENEWCTSATRVKQYKFSHEAKYISQKEKTETEDCSEHSGNSIEIERVIIPLSVQEGLFENNDSSGKSAEFDSETTTFPKFCGQSSAKQTHECSQNSIEDVKRQLVAKEISRELHIEHRNLTIFGLDSYFDRLNNGPPPTTRERMQYEWIRLASFHNYTGNGNALALARNGFYHDHNEGPMSTRCYLCEARRSDWEMFDDISAEHRRQSPNCPFHDNREEETLNISITNGDNSETPARSSRSSIGSSLTSSVTSSSSMSTGAATVREVSSSFQGINISQTNIGNSGGESIPLQPTEDPESRDRSLLALSQPRTQRALGRTGHSYSTIIAPRRNNVATGAVSNIGIGPFSTGSSSSVTMSQLPSTRPSSILGGPVGAGAFSGLRTAGPSTGALTSVPRATEGLQQSNTPSPSAEAAAGTRQTNPAPGAGGRTDPTITVVVDNPKHPDYVNIDSRVSSYQGWPDYLDQTPRQMSEAGFFYVGVADFTRCYCCGGGLRNWEPGRLHDETLFHSLFDE, from the exons ATGAAGATCTCATTCTTATATCCATGTGCAGTGTTTATACTTTATTGCACAGTTCTAAAAGTCCATGTCTGCGCAGAATGTTATCAAGAGAAGTGCCAGCTGTTGTCTGTGACATATAATCTGATATTGCTGGATCCATTCCTTTGTGAACATTTTGGAagtctttatttcaaaataaaaaacggGTCAGGCAGAATGTCAAAGACAGATTGTCTCAATGTGAAGAAAGAATGTGTATGGACTTGCGACTCAAATACACATGGTTGGTGTAGAAAGTGTAAGAAAGAATATTGCAAACAACAGACACCTGGAGATTTTTGTGGCTGTATACATGCGGATGCTTTTTATCCttttgaaacatttgaacaatACATGAAAAGCAATTATGATAGAAGATCAGAATTCGGATCAAGCAATTTAACTAGTGACTCTCATTATGAATGCTGCAAGAGGAGGACATGTGGTTCAGCTGAAGATTGTACTATAG GAGAAAGACTGCATGAGAAGGAACCTTCTGACAAGTTGCTTTCCTCACTAGAGCTGTCCTTGGTGATATCTTTTATAGCTACAGTCGCTAGTCTTTGTTCAATACTTTTCGTGTTTGTCATTTGGAG TTATAGTCATCCGAGAAGAGACGAACACAGTCAGAAGCATGAACACACAACACCGATACCGAGCAATGGACTTAGATTACAAAGGCAGAGAAGAAGAAAAAGGCAGAATAAAAATTTGAATAGGGTGTCGAAGCAGACTGATAACGATACAACCGAGAAAAATGTTCATGGatcatttaatcaaaataataacgAGGCAACTAAACAATATGTGAATAAGGAATCCAAGCTAAATGATCATAAGGTATTAGAGCAAAGTGAGAATTGTACGGTGTTGTTGTCCGCACATAGAGAAGTTAGTAGTACATTAAATAGCGTTATCTGTGTTTCTCAATCACAGCAAACTGAAAATCCAGCAGCAGTATCAGAGAATGAATGGTGTACGTCAGCAACTCGAGTTAAGCAATACAAGTTTTCACATGAGGCAAAATATATAAGTCAGAAAGAAAAAACAGAAACAGAAGACTGTTCTGAACACAGTGGTAACTCCATAGAAATTGAAAGAGTTATTATACCACTGTCAGTACAGGAAGgtttatttgaaaacaatgacTCGTCTGGAAAATCAGCTGAATTTGATTCTGAGACAACAACGTTCCCCAAATTCTGTGGACAAAGCTCTGCAAAACAGACTCATGAGTGTTCACAAAATAGTATTGAAGATGTAAAACGACAACTTGTGGCAAAAGAAATCTCTAGAGAACTGCATATTGAACATagaaatttaacaatatttggATTAGATTCTTACTTTGATAGACTTAATAATGGCCCACCACCTACAACACGTGAACGGATGCAATATGAATGGATTCGATTGGCTTCATTCCATAATTACACGGGAAATGGAAATGCATTGGCTCTTGCTAGAAATGGATTTTACCATGATCACAATGAAGGACCTATGTCAACGAGGTGCTATCTCTGTGAAGCTCGGCGCTCTGACTGGGAGATGTTTGATGACATTTCTGCAGAGCATAGAAGACAATCACCAAATTGTCCTTTCCATGATAACAGAGAGGAAGAAACCTTGAACATTTCAATAACAAATGGAGACAATAGTGAAACCCCAGCTAGATCATCTCGAAGTTCTATAGGTAGTTCATTGACTTCTTCTGTCACTTCATCATCATCTATGAGTACAGGTGCTGCAACTGTGAGAGAAGTTTCAAGCAGTTTCCAAGGAATTAACATTAGCCAGACAAATATTGGCAATAGT GGAGGAGAAAGCATTCCACTACAGCCAACAGAAGATCCAGAAAGTAGAGATCGTTCTCTGTTGGCATTGTCTCAGCCACGTACACAGCGAGCCCTCGGGCGGACAGGGCACTCTTATTCCACTATAATAGCACCAAGAAGAAACAATGTTGCTACAGGTGCTGTAAGTAATA TTGGCATTGGTCCTTTCAGCACTGGTTCCTCGTCTTCAGTTACAATGAGTCAGCTACCAAGTACCCGCCCCTCCTCCATACTAGGCGGGCCAGTGGGGGCCGGTGCTTTTTCAG GTTTGAGAACAGCTGGCCCAAGCACAGGTGCACTGACTTCTGTTCCTAGAGCAACAGAAGGTTTACAACAAAGCAATACTCCATCACCTTCTGCAGAAGCAGCTGCCGGTACACGACAAACTAACCCAGCACCTGGTGCTGGGGGAAGAACAGATCCTACAATAACAGTGGTGGTAGATAATCCTAAACATCCAGATTATGTCAATATAGATTCTAGAGTCAGCTCATACCAAGGATGGCCAGATTACCTGGATCAAACCCCTAGACAGATGTCAGAAGCAGGTTTCTTCTATGTTG GTGTTGCAGATTTCACTCGCTGCTATTGTTGTGGTGGGGGTCTGCGGAACTGGGAGCCAGGTAGGTTGCATGATGAGACTTTGTTTCATTCACTTTTTGATGAATAA
- the LOC128556405 gene encoding uncharacterized protein LOC128556405 isoform X2: MKISFLYPCAVFILYCTVLKVHVCAECYQEKCQLLSVTYNLILLDPFLCEHFGSLYFKIKNGSGRMSKTDCLNVKKECVWTCDSNTHGWCRKCKKEYCKQQTPGDFCGCIHADAFYPFETFEQYMKSNYDRRSEFGSSNLTSDSHYECCKRRTCGSAEDCTIGERLHEKEPSDKLLSSLELSLVISFIATVASLCSILFVFVIWSYSHPRRDEHSQKHEHTTPIPSNGLRLQRQRRRKRQNKNLNRVSKQTDNDTTEKNVHGSFNQNNNEATKQYVNKESKLNDHKVLEQSENCTVLLSAHREVSSTLNSVICVSQSQQTENPAAVSENEWCTSATRVKQYKFSHEAKYISQKEKTETEDCSEHSGNSIEIERVIIPLSVQEGLFENNDSSGKSAEFDSETTTFPKFCGQSSAKQTHECSQNSIEDVKRQLVAKEISRELHIEHRNLTIFGLDSYFDRLNNGPPPTTRERMQYEWIRLASFHNYTGNGNALALARNGFYHDHNEGPMSTRCYLCEARRSDWEMFDDISAEHRRQSPNCPFHDNREEETLNISITNGDNSETPARSSRSSIGSSLTSSVTSSSSMSTGAATVREVSSSFQGINISQTNIGNSGGESIPLQPTEDPESRDRSLLALSQPRTQRALGRTGHSYSTIIAPRRNNVATGAHWFLVFSYNESATKYPPLLHTRRASGGRCFFRFENSWPKHRCTDFCS, encoded by the exons ATGAAGATCTCATTCTTATATCCATGTGCAGTGTTTATACTTTATTGCACAGTTCTAAAAGTCCATGTCTGCGCAGAATGTTATCAAGAGAAGTGCCAGCTGTTGTCTGTGACATATAATCTGATATTGCTGGATCCATTCCTTTGTGAACATTTTGGAagtctttatttcaaaataaaaaacggGTCAGGCAGAATGTCAAAGACAGATTGTCTCAATGTGAAGAAAGAATGTGTATGGACTTGCGACTCAAATACACATGGTTGGTGTAGAAAGTGTAAGAAAGAATATTGCAAACAACAGACACCTGGAGATTTTTGTGGCTGTATACATGCGGATGCTTTTTATCCttttgaaacatttgaacaatACATGAAAAGCAATTATGATAGAAGATCAGAATTCGGATCAAGCAATTTAACTAGTGACTCTCATTATGAATGCTGCAAGAGGAGGACATGTGGTTCAGCTGAAGATTGTACTATAG GAGAAAGACTGCATGAGAAGGAACCTTCTGACAAGTTGCTTTCCTCACTAGAGCTGTCCTTGGTGATATCTTTTATAGCTACAGTCGCTAGTCTTTGTTCAATACTTTTCGTGTTTGTCATTTGGAG TTATAGTCATCCGAGAAGAGACGAACACAGTCAGAAGCATGAACACACAACACCGATACCGAGCAATGGACTTAGATTACAAAGGCAGAGAAGAAGAAAAAGGCAGAATAAAAATTTGAATAGGGTGTCGAAGCAGACTGATAACGATACAACCGAGAAAAATGTTCATGGatcatttaatcaaaataataacgAGGCAACTAAACAATATGTGAATAAGGAATCCAAGCTAAATGATCATAAGGTATTAGAGCAAAGTGAGAATTGTACGGTGTTGTTGTCCGCACATAGAGAAGTTAGTAGTACATTAAATAGCGTTATCTGTGTTTCTCAATCACAGCAAACTGAAAATCCAGCAGCAGTATCAGAGAATGAATGGTGTACGTCAGCAACTCGAGTTAAGCAATACAAGTTTTCACATGAGGCAAAATATATAAGTCAGAAAGAAAAAACAGAAACAGAAGACTGTTCTGAACACAGTGGTAACTCCATAGAAATTGAAAGAGTTATTATACCACTGTCAGTACAGGAAGgtttatttgaaaacaatgacTCGTCTGGAAAATCAGCTGAATTTGATTCTGAGACAACAACGTTCCCCAAATTCTGTGGACAAAGCTCTGCAAAACAGACTCATGAGTGTTCACAAAATAGTATTGAAGATGTAAAACGACAACTTGTGGCAAAAGAAATCTCTAGAGAACTGCATATTGAACATagaaatttaacaatatttggATTAGATTCTTACTTTGATAGACTTAATAATGGCCCACCACCTACAACACGTGAACGGATGCAATATGAATGGATTCGATTGGCTTCATTCCATAATTACACGGGAAATGGAAATGCATTGGCTCTTGCTAGAAATGGATTTTACCATGATCACAATGAAGGACCTATGTCAACGAGGTGCTATCTCTGTGAAGCTCGGCGCTCTGACTGGGAGATGTTTGATGACATTTCTGCAGAGCATAGAAGACAATCACCAAATTGTCCTTTCCATGATAACAGAGAGGAAGAAACCTTGAACATTTCAATAACAAATGGAGACAATAGTGAAACCCCAGCTAGATCATCTCGAAGTTCTATAGGTAGTTCATTGACTTCTTCTGTCACTTCATCATCATCTATGAGTACAGGTGCTGCAACTGTGAGAGAAGTTTCAAGCAGTTTCCAAGGAATTAACATTAGCCAGACAAATATTGGCAATAGT GGAGGAGAAAGCATTCCACTACAGCCAACAGAAGATCCAGAAAGTAGAGATCGTTCTCTGTTGGCATTGTCTCAGCCACGTACACAGCGAGCCCTCGGGCGGACAGGGCACTCTTATTCCACTATAATAGCACCAAGAAGAAACAATGTTGCTACAGGTGCT CACTGGTTCCTCGTCTTCAGTTACAATGAGTCAGCTACCAAGTACCCGCCCCTCCTCCATACTAGGCGGGCCAGTGGGGGCCGGTGCTTTTTCAG GTTTGAGAACAGCTGGCCCAAGCACAGGTGCACTGACTTCTGTTCCTAG
- the LOC123526919 gene encoding uncharacterized protein LOC123526919, whose amino-acid sequence MYYDEWLRLGERLGLSGGDLILFIKDKEEECIAREERAQRRDEERRQMEMNFELQMKERDLEIERLRVNRVDSTDTCKAYRPKIPKFDEEHDNIDAYLERFERYAQSQKWEEESWAISLSSLLTGMGLEVYTSMPQEEACNYDSLKKAILRRYQLTEEGFRSKFRQSKPDQGESVFQFVSRIKRYFSRWTELAGIEKTYESLCDLMIREQFIEGCSAELAVFLKERTPKSMDEITRLAEQYIEAHKGTPSILSKSVAPQKKHNSTSHEQSSRKTEEKNGLRKTCFICNKAGHLARDCRQNSRSNTPKSCFICNKAGHLARDCKQMRSAPAKNDQKLAAVCVQTDVKNSPLKNNTEDGKLKLASGESVPILAGVCTIDSLKGERNLEVQRGFVGTEEVKVLRDTGCESAAVRRDLVKEEQFLGKEIVIITIDGDAKVVPMAKIWVDTPYYIGEIEAMVPKSLICDLIIGNVPGVLDRPDPEWKKKIADTSVAAVMTRSLSRKAELPTKALNVPKPSCETEANVETLKTSQKEDKALQKLWDLAKTEDMLETKGGAKYKFAIRNGVLYRVYLQTKGAYDYEIKQIVVPASKRKRVMELAHESIVGGHLSAKKTEDRITSSFYWPGISSEVGRFCRSCDKCQKTIPKGRVKKVPLGDMPVIEEPFHRIAIDLIGPIAPVSDSGNRYILTVVDYATRYPEAVALPRIDTERVAEALLDIFSRVGLPSEVLSDRGSQFTSDLMKEVSRLISVKQLFATPYNPKCNGFCERMNGVLKSMLKKMCQERPKDWDRYLSAVLFAYREVPQSSTGFSPFELLYGRTVRGPMQVLKEIWTAKENPETQNTYQYVFDLKQRLEETCKIARESLNRAQKTYKHHYDKKARKRVLKLGDKVLLLLPTDKNKMMLQWKGPYEVVEAINGVDYRINVGDRTRTYHINLLKKYEERKDTIAASVAIIEDDNHIQGGAVDDESLLEFPGYTSGETFCDVKICERLTQEQRKQVLDLLQEFSEVFSEQPGTTPLIQHHVELIDQKPIRVKQYPIPYAKRQDVEDEIKKMLEADVIEQSVSEYNAPIVIVKKKDGSNRFCIDFRRLNSVTKFDTEPMASVDDILARLKDDKFFYKDRLM is encoded by the coding sequence ATGTATTACGATGAATGGTTGAGACTTGGCGAGAGACTTGGATTGTCCGGTGGAGACTTGATCCTTTTCATCAAAGATAAGGAAGAGGAATGTATAGCAAGGGAAGAGAGAGCCCAACGACGTGATGAAGAAAGGAGACAGATGGAGATGAACTTTGAACTGCAAATGAAGGAGAGAGACTTAGAGATTGAGCGTTTGAGGGTCAACAGAGTAGACAGTACTGATACTTGTAAGGCGTACAGACCTAAGattccaaagtttgatgaagagcaCGATAACATTGACGCATATCTGGAAAGGTTTGAGAGATATGCTCAAAGTCAAAAGTGGGAAGAGGAGAGCTGGGCCATAAGTCTTAGCTCACTTTTAACAGGAATGGGACTGGAGGTGTACACAAGCATGCCACAAGAAGAGGCCTGTAATTACGATTCTCTCAAGAAAGCGATCCTAAGGAGGTATCAGTTGACTGAAGAGGGATTCAGATCTAAATTTCGACAAAGTAAACCAGACCAAGGAGAGTCGGTCTTTCAATTTGTGTCAAGAATAAAGAGATACTTCAGTCGTTGGACTGAACTGGCTGGAATAGAAAAGACGTATGAATCCTTATGTGATTTAATGATAAGAGAGCAGTTTATTGAAGGTTGTTCAGCCGAATTAGCGGTGTTTCTGAAAGAGAGAACACCAAAGTCGATGGACGAGATAACACGTCTTGCAGAGCAGTACATCGAAGCACATAAGGGGACACCTTCAATATTGTCGAAGAGTGTTGCGCCTCAAAAGAAGCACAACTCCACCAGTCATGAGCAGTCCAGTCGAAAGACAGAAGAGAAGAATGGGTTGCGGAAAACCtgctttatatgtaataaagcagGTCATTTAGCGCGTGACTGTAGACAAAACAGCAGGAGTAACACTCCAAAGAGTTGCTTTATCTGTAATAAAGCAGGACACTTAGCCAGAGATTGTAAGCAGATGAGATCAGCTCCAGCAAAGAATGACCAGAAGTTAGCAGCAGTGTGTGTTCAAACGGATGTAAAAAACAGTCCATTGAAAAACAATACTGAAGACGGAAAATTGAAGTTGGCAAGTGGGGAGTCAGTCCCAATACTTGCAGGAGTTTGTACCATTGATAGCTTAAAAGGGGAGAGGAACTTGGAGGTACAGAGAGGATTCGTAGGAACAGAAGAAGTGAAAGTGTTAAGGGACACTGGATGCGAATCCGCTGCTGTAAGAAGAGACTTAGTCAAAGAAGAGCAATTTCTAGGCAAAGAAATAGTGATTATCACAATAGATGGGGACGCCAAAGTTGTACCTATGGCGAAGATATGGGTTGATACTCCGTATTACATTGGAGAAATTGAGGCAATGGTACCAAAGTCGTTGATTTGTGACTTAATCATTGGGAATGTTCCTGGTGTACTTGATAGACCTGATCCTGAATGGAAAAAGAAGATTGCTGATACATCAGTAGCTGCGGTTATGACAAGATCACTGAGTAGAAAAGCAGAGCTACCAACGAAAGCACTGAATGTGCCGAAGCCCTCCTGTGAAACAGAAGCTAATGTGGAGACATTAAAGACATCACAGAAGGAAGATAAAGCATTGCAAAAGCTGTGGGATTTAgcaaagacagaagacatgctcGAAACCAAGGGTGGTGCAAAATACAAATTTGCAATAAGAAATGGAGTGCTGTATAGAGTTTATCTTCAGACGAAAGGGGCGTATGACTACGAGATCAAACAGATTGTCGTACCAGCAAGCAAACGCAAAAGAGTGATGGAACTTGCTCACGAATCGATCGTTGGAGGACATCTTTCAGCGAAGAAAACAGAGGACAGGATCACGTCAAGTTTCTATTGGCCTGGGATTTCAAGTGAAGTTGGACGATTTTGCCGATCTTGTGACAAATGCCAAAAGACCATTCCGAAGGGCCGAGTTAAGAAGGTTCCTTTAGGAGACATGCCAGTGATTGAAGAACCCTTCCACAGAATAGCCATagatttaataggacctattgcaCCAGTGTCAGACAgtggaaacagatatatattaacaGTGGTGGATTATGCCACGCGATACCCAGAAGCGGTAGCATTACCAAGAATTGACACAGAAAGAGTAGCAGAAGCACTTCTTGACATCTTTTCGAGAGTAGGTCTCCCAAGTGAAGTTTTAAGTGACAGAGGCAGCCAATTTACATCTGACCTGATGAAAGAAGTAAGTCGTCTAATATCAGTGAAGCAACTCTTCGCCACACCATACAACCCGAAGTGCAATGGAttttgtgagcgtatgaatggAGTCCTGAAGAGCATGTTAAAGAAGATGTGCCAAGAAAGACCCAAAGATTGGGATAGATACCTTTCGGCAGTATTATTTGCCTATAGAGAAGTACCACAATCAAGTACAGGATTCTCACCCTTTGAACTTTTATATGGAAGAACAGTGCGGGGACCAATGCAAGTGTTGAAAGAAATATGGACAGCGAAAGAAAATCCTGAGACACAGAACACATatcaatatgtatttgatttaaagcagCGGTTGGAAGAAACGTGCAAGATAGCAAGAGAAAGTCTAAATAGAGCTCAGAAGACATACAAACATCATTACGATAAGAAAGCTCGCAAACGAGTATTAAAACTTGGCGACAAAGTACTACTCCTGCTTCCGACAGATAAGAATAAGATGATGCTACAATGGAAAGGACCATATGAAGTTGTTGAGGCTATCAACGGAGTTGACTATAGAATAAATGTTGGTGATAGAACGAGAACATATCACATCAATTTGCTAAAGAAGTATGAAGAACGCAAAGACACGATTGCAGCAAGTGTGGCAATTATAGAAGATGACAATCATATTCAAGGTGGAGCGGTAGATGATGAAAGTCTTCTAGAGTTTCCAGGATACACAAGTGGTGAAACATTTTGTGATGTCAAGATCTGTGAAAGACTTACTCAGGAACAGAGAAAGCAAGTCTTAGATCTTCTTCAAGAATTTAGTGAGGTGTTCTCCGAACAACCAGGAACAACTCCTCTCATACAGCACCACGTCGAACTGATTGACCAGAAACCTATCCGAGTGAAGCAGTACCCAATACCATACGCTAAGCGTCAAGATGTGGAAGATGAAATTAAGAAGATGCTGGAAGCTGATGTTATAGAACAATCTGTATCCGAGTACAATGCACCTATTGTAATTGTAAAGAAGAAAGACGGAAGCAATAGATTCTGCATTGACTTTCGACGCCTTAAttctgtgaccaagtttgataccGAACCTATGGCTAGTGTGGATGATATTCTGGCAAGACTGAAAGATGATAAGTTTTTTTACAAAGATCGACTTATgtaa
- the LOC128556649 gene encoding E3 SUMO-protein ligase KIAA1586-like, whose protein sequence is MEMLKVKGISLSNLCGVSTDGAAVMIGHKSGVVTRLKREVPSVLATHCIAHRLALSCCTGTDAIPYMVKVQEVINSVYKYFHYSPKNMAMLEAIQSLTPGQSQRFKEVFHTRWLSFEGSVSAMVTNFSNLISVFLEENLGKALSRHKSLTCFKFLYVVHFLCDVFKPLAILSKMYQKQDLDFTEVTSLLRSTIDCVSDFQVKKNGQTLTEFLDLVPSG, encoded by the coding sequence ATGGAGATGTTGAAGGTCAAAGGTATAAGTTTGTCTAATCTCTGTGGTGTGAGCACAGATGGTGCAGCAGTTATGATTGGTCACAAGTCTGGTGTAGTTACAAGGTTAAAGAGAGAGGTACCCAGTGTTTTGGCCACACATTGCATTGCCCACAGGTTAGCGTTAAGTtgttgtactggtactgatgctATCCCTTACATGGTCAAAGTGCAAGAGGTCATCAACAGTGTTTACAAGTATTTTCACTACTCCCCTAAGAATATGGCCATGCTTGAAGCTATTCAGTCTCTAACTCCAGGTCAAAGTCAGAGGTTTAAGGAGGTATTTCATACCCGTTGGCTCAGTTTTGAAGGATCAGTGTCTGCCATGGTCACCAACTTCTCTAATTTGATTTCTGTCTTTCTTGAGGAGAATTTAGGAAAAGCACTGAGCCGACACAAGTCACTTACCTGCTTCAAGTTTTTGTATGTCGTGCATTTTCTTTGTGATGTGTTTAAACCCTTGGCAATCCTGTCAAAGATGTATCAGAAGCAGGACCTTGATTTCACAGAGGTTACTTCTTTGCTCAGGTCAACTATTGATTGTGTCAGTGActttcaggtcaagaaaaatggTCAGACGCTCACAGAATTTCTTGATCTGGTCCCTTCTGGTTGA